Proteins encoded within one genomic window of Pseudanabaena sp. BC1403:
- a CDS encoding Uma2 family endonuclease yields the protein MTLANIPQTVITIEPVNLKRWRVQDYHRMSELGLLSGEKTELIAGQITLMEAKGTPHVTSLHLLANFLRDRLGTSALVRTQDPVHLDDFSEPEPDLAIVQGSVLDYVEQHPRPEQIYLVVEVADSTLKQDCEIKDKLYAKAGIADYWVLAPQKRQLHIFRKPTAIGYTEHLILSEPSQASLLAFPDFAIALTSILPPIS from the coding sequence ATGACTCTTGCAAACATCCCCCAAACAGTCATTACAATAGAGCCAGTAAATCTCAAGCGTTGGAGAGTACAGGACTATCATCGCATGAGTGAGTTGGGGCTTCTCAGTGGCGAAAAAACTGAACTAATTGCTGGACAAATCACGCTAATGGAAGCCAAAGGAACGCCCCACGTCACATCATTACATTTACTTGCCAATTTTTTGCGCGATCGCCTCGGCACTTCAGCATTAGTTCGCACCCAAGATCCAGTTCATCTAGATGATTTCTCAGAGCCAGAACCAGATTTAGCGATCGTCCAAGGGTCAGTTTTAGATTATGTTGAACAACATCCACGTCCTGAGCAAATTTATCTCGTCGTAGAAGTTGCCGACTCCACTCTAAAACAGGATTGTGAAATCAAAGATAAGCTCTATGCTAAAGCTGGTATCGCTGACTACTGGGTACTGGCTCCCCAAAAACGTCAACTGCATATTTTCCGTAAACCAACAGCTATAGGATACACCGAACATTTAATCCTTTCTGAGCCCAGTCAAGCTTCTCTTTTAGCATTTCCTGATTTTGCGATCGCTTTAACTTCTATACTCCCTCCCATTTCATGA
- a CDS encoding CsbD family protein: MSLENRVTATAKNVEGKVQEAVGDMTGDTKNQLEGKAKQAEAKVRHAAEDVKDEAKKIID, encoded by the coding sequence ATGAGTTTAGAAAATAGAGTTACAGCAACTGCTAAAAATGTTGAAGGCAAAGTGCAAGAAGCAGTCGGAGATATGACTGGTGACACTAAAAATCAGTTAGAAGGCAAGGCAAAGCAAGCTGAAGCAAAAGTTCGTCATGCTGCTGAAGATGTCAAAGACGAAGCCAAAAAAATTATTGACTAG
- a CDS encoding NACHT domain-containing NTPase → MAKRSLQTSSSGAKKAKQQFIAKGWTQEYLANEVGIKTRQPIWRFFAGQAIERYTFFELCTRLDLDWRDIALNPPLDYIDRTDSNKTIDDIANLGIDALVQMVRSQRMDKINHQCGILQLLDINRPVSIDHIYIDVNILEQISSQQWLEVSEINSLKPEDIDRFGLGEISESQISGMQAVEKFNKLRVLGRPGSGKSTFLKHLAMQCNSNQFGSDKIPIFIVLRDFAESCQDSHHADLLEYIHQEFLTSDISQPAIIKKLLQSGRVLLLIDGMDEVCHEDEHIILNEVRRFCDKYHRNQFVVACRTAAQRLSLNGFTDVEISPFTETQIVAFAQKWFVEFSRTNESKGLVTASEFMEKLELPENWRFRRLVTTPLFLHLACSIFQRQDKFPLKQAEFYKQGMDLLLGKWDEARGIERDQVYQGFLLPQKLKLLSQIASATFEKGQYFFEEGVIEQHISDYMQALPDASTDPEEIQQASASILRAIESQHGLLAERARGIFSFSYLALQEYFTARKIVASHNLQSLGDSLQGLVNHITDPYWREIFLLTASMLRSADGLVELMKQQIDALVSKDPYLQEFLTWANKKAESNPPESKPATERAFYLALSRTPHLVTDFVLACTLDKGALLDAALDDLLHECVLNKSKDFACVHACSDALSNILGMVVDLGFHKSLQQLSDKLPNGDHSKTSFEKWCKNNYAAWVKQLHESIATHRDIGNQWDFNPNQHMVLQSYYDANQLLLDCLNSDCEVTTGIREEIEASLLLPQKELEIREWK, encoded by the coding sequence ATGGCAAAGCGATCACTACAAACATCGTCATCTGGAGCCAAAAAAGCTAAACAGCAATTTATCGCTAAAGGATGGACACAGGAGTATCTAGCTAACGAAGTAGGAATTAAAACGAGACAACCAATTTGGCGTTTTTTTGCGGGACAAGCGATCGAACGTTATACATTTTTTGAGCTTTGTACAAGATTAGATTTGGATTGGCGAGATATTGCTCTTAACCCTCCATTAGACTATATTGATCGCACTGACAGCAATAAAACTATTGATGATATAGCAAACTTAGGAATAGATGCTTTGGTACAGATGGTGCGATCGCAACGAATGGATAAGATCAACCATCAATGCGGCATCTTGCAACTATTAGATATTAATCGTCCTGTTTCCATCGATCATATCTATATTGACGTAAATATTTTAGAGCAAATCTCTAGTCAGCAATGGTTAGAAGTCTCTGAAATCAATAGCCTCAAGCCAGAAGATATCGATCGCTTCGGATTAGGTGAAATCTCAGAAAGCCAGATTTCTGGTATGCAAGCAGTAGAAAAGTTTAACAAACTGCGCGTACTAGGCCGACCTGGATCTGGCAAGTCTACATTTCTCAAACATTTAGCAATGCAATGTAACAGCAATCAGTTTGGTTCGGATAAAATCCCTATCTTTATTGTATTGCGGGATTTTGCCGAAAGTTGTCAAGATAGTCATCATGCAGATTTATTAGAATATATCCATCAAGAGTTTCTCACCTCCGATATCTCCCAACCAGCGATCATTAAGAAACTCCTGCAAAGTGGTCGAGTTTTACTCTTAATTGATGGCATGGATGAAGTCTGCCATGAAGATGAGCATATTATTTTAAATGAGGTTCGTCGATTTTGCGACAAATATCATCGAAATCAGTTTGTTGTAGCTTGTCGCACGGCGGCTCAGAGGCTATCACTCAATGGATTCACTGACGTAGAGATTTCTCCATTTACCGAAACCCAAATAGTTGCTTTTGCTCAGAAATGGTTCGTCGAATTTAGCAGAACGAATGAATCAAAGGGTCTGGTGACTGCATCAGAGTTTATGGAAAAGTTGGAATTACCAGAAAATTGGCGATTTCGCCGACTGGTTACCACGCCACTATTTTTGCATTTAGCCTGCTCCATATTTCAACGCCAAGATAAGTTTCCTCTGAAGCAAGCGGAATTTTATAAGCAAGGTATGGATCTGCTACTAGGGAAATGGGATGAAGCAAGAGGCATTGAAAGGGATCAAGTATATCAAGGATTTTTGCTGCCGCAGAAGCTGAAGCTATTGAGTCAAATCGCCTCAGCCACCTTTGAGAAAGGTCAGTACTTTTTTGAAGAAGGTGTGATTGAGCAACATATCAGTGACTATATGCAAGCTCTCCCTGATGCAAGTACCGATCCTGAAGAGATTCAACAAGCAAGTGCGTCAATACTTAGGGCGATCGAATCTCAACATGGGCTTCTAGCCGAACGGGCACGCGGGATCTTCTCATTCTCCTATTTGGCGTTACAAGAATATTTCACGGCACGAAAGATCGTCGCTAGTCATAATCTCCAATCATTAGGCGACTCTTTGCAGGGACTTGTAAACCATATTACCGATCCCTATTGGCGAGAAATCTTTTTGCTGACCGCAAGTATGCTCCGCAGTGCTGACGGATTAGTGGAGTTAATGAAGCAACAAATTGATGCCCTTGTCTCTAAAGATCCTTATCTGCAAGAGTTTTTGACTTGGGCAAACAAAAAAGCAGAAAGTAATCCCCCTGAATCTAAACCTGCTACAGAACGCGCTTTTTATTTGGCTTTGTCCCGTACACCGCATCTAGTGACTGATTTCGTTCTAGCCTGTACCTTAGATAAAGGTGCATTATTAGATGCGGCTTTAGATGACTTATTACATGAATGTGTGTTAAACAAGAGCAAGGACTTTGCCTGTGTCCATGCCTGTAGCGATGCCCTGAGCAATATTTTAGGGATGGTGGTAGATTTAGGATTCCATAAATCGCTACAACAACTTAGTGATAAATTACCCAATGGCGATCACAGTAAAACCAGTTTTGAGAAATGGTGTAAAAACAACTATGCGGCTTGGGTAAAGCAGTTGCATGAGTCGATCGCCACCCATCGCGACATTGGTAATCAATGGGACTTTAATCCTAATCAGCATATGGTATTACAAAGCTATTACGACGCTAATCAGTTACTACTCGATTGCCTCAATAGTGATTGCGAAGTCACAACGGGCATTCGTGAAGAAATAGAAGCAAGTTTATTGTTGCCACAAAAAGAACTAGAAATCCGCGAATGGAAGTAA
- a CDS encoding type II toxin-antitoxin system RelE/ParE family toxin, producing the protein MEVKYRQSFLKDLKNLKGTSVYQRISEITFTTLPEAQSLQELPNIKAMQGYSTRYRIRVGDYRIGIEISDNTVEVIRTLHRKEFYRYFP; encoded by the coding sequence ATGGAAGTTAAGTATCGTCAGTCATTTTTGAAAGATCTCAAAAATCTAAAAGGCACATCAGTATATCAACGCATCTCTGAAATTACCTTTACAACTTTACCTGAAGCTCAGAGCTTGCAGGAACTACCAAACATTAAAGCCATGCAAGGATATTCAACCCGTTACCGCATTAGAGTCGGTGACTATCGCATTGGCATAGAAATTTCTGACAACACAGTAGAAGTCATCCGCACATTACACCGCAAAGAATTTTATCGTTACTTTCCTTAG
- a CDS encoding lmo0937 family membrane protein, with protein MLNLIWTGVGVLIILWILGFSINVGGGLIHILLVLAVIGIVYNLLIGRTV; from the coding sequence ATGTTAAATCTAATCTGGACTGGCGTTGGTGTACTTATTATTCTCTGGATTTTAGGATTCTCAATTAACGTTGGAGGCGGCTTAATCCATATACTTTTGGTTTTAGCAGTGATTGGGATTGTCTACAACTTACTTATAGGGCGAACAGTCTAA
- a CDS encoding Uma2 family endonuclease, with the protein MIAAPKFDYITPDEYLAMEEKSEIKHEYIDGYVYAMAGANDPHVTISLNMAFVIRNHLRGSNCRVYMSDMKARIDLLNRFYYPDVMVTCDPRDTQSQNQKRFPKLIIEVLSKSTEAFDRGDKFADYQQIESLEEYVLVNTKRQRLDCFRRNEEGIWFLKSYSGEQDIFQLSSINFEGKFTDLYEDVLFS; encoded by the coding sequence ATGATAGCAGCACCAAAGTTTGATTACATCACTCCAGACGAATACCTCGCAATGGAAGAGAAAAGCGAAATTAAACACGAATATATTGATGGATATGTTTATGCGATGGCTGGCGCAAACGATCCCCATGTTACGATCTCATTAAACATGGCTTTTGTAATCCGCAATCATTTACGCGGCTCTAATTGCCGAGTCTATATGTCAGACATGAAAGCGAGAATAGATTTGTTAAATCGCTTTTATTATCCAGATGTGATGGTGACTTGCGATCCTAGAGATACACAATCACAAAATCAAAAGAGATTCCCAAAGCTAATCATTGAAGTTTTATCTAAATCTACTGAAGCGTTTGATCGTGGTGATAAATTTGCCGATTATCAACAAATAGAGAGTCTCGAAGAATATGTTTTAGTGAATACCAAACGTCAACGCCTTGACTGCTTTCGCCGCAATGAAGAAGGAATTTGGTTTTTAAAATCGTATTCTGGAGAGCAAGATATTTTTCAACTATCAAGCATTAACTTTGAAGGGAAATTTACGGATCTTTATGAAGATGTTTTATTCAGTTAG
- a CDS encoding sirohydrochlorin chelatase encodes MKAAALFLVTHGSSDRRSWIALQNLVTVARSQSDRYISGGCLEGQELSLSQQLEKFATEVIKVGISEITILPLFLLEGVHVSDDIPEQVAIAQSNLQTTFPDLLPNKLRFRTTAHLGTAFQIPSLLLQHFAKYTEQSKLENQGRILMAHGSRRAGANQVVEDLAKQIQAIAAYWGVEPKIETQIENLISQGTNKVTVLPYFLTEGGITEAISNKLKPYSDRIQIQQLPVPLSNEQIVDLALKFA; translated from the coding sequence ATGAAAGCCGCAGCCCTTTTTTTGGTAACCCATGGCAGTAGCGATCGCCGTTCATGGATAGCATTACAAAATTTAGTCACAGTGGCGCGATCGCAAAGTGATCGCTATATCAGCGGCGGGTGTCTGGAAGGACAGGAACTTAGCCTATCGCAACAATTAGAAAAGTTTGCAACTGAGGTAATCAAAGTTGGCATTTCCGAAATTACGATCTTGCCTTTGTTCTTACTAGAAGGTGTGCATGTCAGCGATGATATTCCTGAACAAGTTGCGATCGCCCAAAGTAATTTACAAACAACATTTCCCGATTTGCTGCCAAATAAGCTTAGATTTCGGACAACAGCTCACTTAGGCACAGCTTTTCAGATTCCCAGTTTACTATTACAACACTTTGCGAAATATACTGAACAAAGTAAATTAGAAAATCAGGGACGCATTTTAATGGCGCATGGAAGTCGTCGGGCTGGGGCAAATCAAGTGGTTGAGGACTTGGCAAAACAGATTCAAGCGATCGCAGCCTACTGGGGAGTAGAGCCAAAAATTGAGACTCAAATCGAGAATTTAATATCACAGGGAACAAATAAAGTCACAGTGTTGCCGTATTTTTTAACCGAGGGTGGGATCACTGAAGCGATCTCTAATAAACTAAAACCATATAGCGATCGCATTCAGATTCAGCAGTTACCTGTGCCATTATCAAATGAGCAGATTGTAGATTTAGCATTGAAGTTCGCCTAG
- a CDS encoding EAL domain-containing protein, with the protein MAERYKHLNPIYQEILKQERLKNLMRIAKCIENSTVGVFETTLDDQIRGISVSFCDLLGYSSEQICQLKYEQICHPDDLSAYYFLKERLLSGEIDHCYINVRYIREDGQIVQVLQSSDLDVSGSKEPHFVNRFEDITDWERTAKNQQDFENRTRYLFENNPNPMWIYDMETLGFLAVNQAAINHYGYSEDEFLSMTLQDIRPSEDIPKLLEVISKVSTGFSVPEVWRHCKKDGTQIFVDVSAHTLDYQNRKCELILVNDVTQKIQSEEALKRAEAKYRGIFEHAIEGIFQSTVDGKFLIANPMLAEIYGYGSPEDLITNLTDIEHQLYVDPQRRLELIKLLEEQEEVKLFESEVYRQDKSIIWTSENVHAVRDKAGNILYFEGTVEDITESKRAKAEIEHLAFHDSLTNLPNRVLFRDRLSTALVNAHDQLQIYLDHHSISEINIIPPILAVMFLDLDRFKLVNDTMGHAAGDRLLIEVAKRLSECMIDKTFLARMGGDEFMILVPELQSVESIQQFAQMILQSFENPFFVEEMSLYIGTSIGISLYPNDGIDEEALMKNADTAMFRAKERGRNHYQLYNHAIGAKVKEYVAIEYGIRQALERSEFQVFYQPQINLVTGEVDCMEALARWLHPELGWVPPNQFIPAAEEHGLIVRLGEWVLRTACEQNREWQKQGLPPIRMAVNFSAKQFQVIDLCDRIMKILAETDLEPQYLEIEITESLVMQDQHITITMLKELKSLGMSVSIDDFGTGYSSLSYLRLLPVSKVKIDASFIRETPQNKDDAAITSAIIAMAHSLNLRVIAEGVERKEQLEFLRSLDCEAVQGYLFSRPVPAHEATLLLQAQLN; encoded by the coding sequence TTGGCTGAAAGATATAAACATCTTAATCCCATATATCAAGAGATCCTCAAGCAAGAGCGTCTCAAAAACTTGATGCGAATTGCTAAATGCATCGAGAATAGTACTGTGGGTGTTTTTGAGACAACTCTAGATGACCAAATTCGGGGAATTAGCGTATCTTTTTGCGATTTATTAGGATATAGCTCTGAGCAAATTTGCCAACTTAAGTATGAGCAGATTTGTCATCCTGATGATTTATCCGCTTACTATTTTCTTAAGGAGCGATTGCTGTCGGGAGAAATTGATCATTGTTATATCAATGTGCGTTATATCCGTGAAGATGGACAAATTGTGCAAGTCCTCCAAAGCTCCGATCTTGATGTTAGCGGCTCGAAAGAGCCGCATTTTGTGAATCGATTTGAAGATATTACTGATTGGGAACGAACCGCGAAGAATCAGCAAGATTTTGAAAATCGGACTCGCTATCTATTCGAGAATAATCCAAACCCCATGTGGATTTATGATATGGAAACACTGGGCTTTTTGGCAGTAAATCAGGCTGCAATAAATCACTATGGCTATAGTGAAGATGAATTTCTATCGATGACATTGCAAGACATTCGTCCTTCTGAAGATATTCCAAAACTCTTAGAGGTGATCTCCAAGGTGTCAACTGGATTTAGTGTGCCTGAAGTATGGAGACATTGCAAAAAAGATGGCACACAGATTTTTGTGGATGTTTCAGCACATACGCTGGACTATCAAAATCGAAAATGCGAACTAATTTTAGTAAATGATGTCACTCAAAAAATACAGTCTGAAGAAGCACTCAAAAGGGCTGAAGCTAAGTATCGTGGTATTTTTGAACATGCGATCGAAGGGATTTTTCAGTCAACTGTTGATGGAAAATTTTTAATTGCCAATCCAATGTTAGCTGAAATATATGGATATGGATCTCCTGAAGATTTGATTACTAATCTTACGGATATCGAGCATCAACTTTATGTTGATCCTCAACGTCGGTTGGAGTTAATCAAACTTTTAGAAGAACAAGAGGAAGTTAAACTTTTTGAGTCTGAGGTTTATCGTCAAGACAAATCAATCATTTGGACTTCAGAGAATGTTCATGCAGTGCGGGATAAGGCTGGGAATATCCTCTATTTTGAGGGAACGGTTGAAGATATTACGGAAAGCAAGCGGGCTAAAGCTGAGATCGAACATCTCGCTTTTCATGACTCTCTCACCAATTTACCAAATCGTGTTCTTTTTCGCGATCGCCTTTCAACGGCTTTAGTAAATGCCCATGATCAATTGCAAATCTATCTCGATCACCATAGTATTTCCGAAATCAACATCATTCCACCAATATTAGCGGTAATGTTTCTTGATTTAGATCGCTTTAAGTTAGTAAACGACACGATGGGACATGCCGCAGGCGATCGCCTCCTTATTGAAGTTGCTAAAAGGCTGAGCGAATGCATGATTGATAAGACTTTCTTGGCACGGATGGGGGGAGATGAGTTTATGATTCTTGTCCCAGAGCTGCAAAGTGTAGAGTCAATTCAACAATTCGCCCAAATGATTTTACAATCCTTTGAAAACCCTTTCTTCGTCGAAGAAATGTCACTTTATATTGGTACTAGTATTGGCATTAGTCTCTATCCCAATGACGGTATAGATGAAGAGGCTTTGATGAAAAATGCTGATACCGCAATGTTTCGAGCGAAAGAGCGTGGGCGTAATCATTATCAACTCTATAACCATGCGATCGGGGCAAAAGTTAAGGAATATGTAGCGATCGAGTATGGGATTCGTCAAGCTCTGGAGCGTTCAGAGTTTCAGGTTTTCTATCAACCACAAATTAATCTTGTCACTGGCGAGGTTGATTGTATGGAGGCATTGGCACGATGGCTCCATCCTGAACTCGGGTGGGTTCCCCCTAATCAATTCATTCCAGCTGCGGAAGAGCATGGCTTGATCGTGCGCTTGGGCGAATGGGTGTTGCGAACTGCCTGTGAGCAAAATCGGGAATGGCAAAAGCAGGGATTACCACCAATTCGGATGGCAGTAAATTTCTCTGCAAAACAATTTCAAGTAATCGATCTTTGCGATCGCATTATGAAAATCCTTGCAGAGACAGATTTAGAGCCTCAATATTTAGAAATAGAAATTACTGAAAGCTTGGTAATGCAAGACCAACATATAACGATTACGATGTTAAAGGAGTTAAAATCCTTAGGAATGAGCGTATCGATTGATGATTTTGGGACTGGCTATTCTTCGCTGAGTTATTTACGATTGCTGCCTGTTAGTAAGGTCAAAATTGATGCTAGCTTTATTCGCGAAACTCCTCAGAATAAAGATGATGCCGCAATTACCTCAGCAATTATTGCAATGGCTCATAGTCTTAATCTTAGGGTGATTGCGGAAGGTGTAGAGCGCAAAGAGCAATTAGAATTTTTGCGATCGCTTGATTGTGAAGCCGTACAGGGCTATCTTTTCAGTCGTCCCGTTCCTGCCCATGAAGCTACTTTGTTACTACAAGCACAACTTAATTAG
- the hflX gene encoding GTPase HflX, giving the protein METIYGKTQGLKAHQLKQLDRLYRSRLPQDSLVTPELAQRLAAVSAELKESICIYINRRGQVIRVAIGTPNQTKIPPLELPRYGSDRLSGLRCICSSPDAEYPNPTDLTAMLMQRLDALVILTANLKGHTERGYLAHLLPATDTELPEQQDAWRVSKLLTIEALAKQDFLELVEGLEEEFSRNFAGRATDDNQDRVMLVGLMHQKEKSDSMPFAMIELGHLVESAGGKVLDALWQKRERPHPQTVLGEGKVLELAIAAQTKGANLVVFDRELTASQTRNIERMIGLRVSDRTEVILDIFAQRAQSSEGKLQVELAQLEYRLPRLAGHGQALSRLGGGIGTRGPGETKLETDRRVIQKRITFLQQQVNHLQAQRSRIRQKRVDQEVPTVAIVGYTNAGKSTLLNAMTKADVYAADKLFATLDPTTRRLRLTGEDDEIHTVLLTDTVGFIHELPKSLVDAFRATLEEVSEADVLVHLVDASHSAWEDQLKSVDKILKDMPIAVGPILLVFNKIDAVEDPKAILEKYPDAIAISALKRQGFEQMSKSMLKLIEYAIGEL; this is encoded by the coding sequence ATCGAAACTATTTACGGAAAAACTCAAGGACTAAAGGCGCATCAATTAAAGCAACTAGATCGGCTATATCGATCGCGCTTACCTCAAGATAGCCTTGTCACACCCGAATTAGCTCAACGCCTTGCCGCAGTAAGTGCTGAGCTCAAAGAATCTATCTGCATCTATATCAATCGACGCGGACAGGTGATCCGTGTCGCGATCGGTACACCCAATCAAACCAAGATCCCACCCTTGGAATTACCGCGTTATGGTAGCGATCGCCTCAGTGGATTGCGCTGCATTTGTTCAAGTCCTGATGCTGAGTACCCCAATCCCACCGACTTAACGGCGATGTTGATGCAACGTCTTGATGCATTGGTAATTTTGACAGCAAATCTTAAAGGTCATACTGAGCGCGGCTATTTGGCTCATTTATTGCCAGCTACAGATACAGAATTACCCGAACAGCAGGATGCTTGGCGAGTGTCCAAACTGTTGACGATTGAAGCGCTAGCGAAGCAAGATTTCTTAGAATTAGTGGAAGGGCTAGAAGAAGAATTTAGCCGTAATTTTGCTGGCCGCGCCACCGACGACAATCAAGATCGGGTGATGCTAGTAGGATTGATGCATCAAAAAGAAAAATCTGACTCCATGCCCTTTGCAATGATTGAACTCGGTCATTTGGTGGAAAGCGCAGGCGGCAAAGTGTTAGATGCTCTCTGGCAAAAACGCGAGCGCCCCCATCCTCAGACCGTTCTCGGTGAAGGCAAGGTATTAGAACTAGCGATCGCCGCACAGACTAAAGGGGCAAATCTTGTGGTATTTGATCGCGAACTCACGGCTTCCCAAACTCGCAATATCGAAAGAATGATCGGTCTACGAGTTAGCGATCGCACGGAAGTAATTCTCGATATTTTTGCCCAACGCGCTCAGTCGTCGGAAGGGAAGTTACAAGTAGAGCTAGCTCAACTCGAATATCGCTTACCTCGATTAGCTGGACATGGACAAGCTCTATCCAGACTCGGCGGTGGTATTGGCACACGCGGGCCTGGTGAAACTAAATTAGAAACCGATCGCCGTGTAATCCAGAAGCGAATTACGTTCCTTCAGCAGCAAGTTAATCATCTGCAAGCACAGCGATCGCGCATTCGCCAAAAGCGTGTCGATCAAGAGGTTCCTACGGTTGCGATCGTTGGTTATACCAATGCTGGCAAATCGACTTTGCTGAATGCTATGACTAAAGCCGATGTCTATGCTGCCGACAAGTTATTTGCCACCCTCGATCCCACCACGCGCCGCCTCAGACTTACAGGTGAAGATGATGAAATCCATACGGTTCTACTTACTGACACTGTAGGATTCATCCATGAATTGCCAAAATCCCTTGTTGATGCTTTTCGCGCCACACTCGAAGAAGTATCAGAAGCTGATGTACTAGTGCATCTAGTCGATGCTTCTCATTCTGCTTGGGAAGATCAACTCAAATCAGTGGATAAAATCCTCAAAGATATGCCGATCGCTGTTGGTCCAATTTTATTAGTTTTCAATAAAATCGATGCGGTTGAAGATCCAAAGGCTATTCTAGAGAAATATCCTGACGCGATCGCAATTTCTGCCCTCAAGCGTCAAGGATTCGAGCAAATGAGTAAGTCTATGCTCAAGTTGATCGAATATGCGATCGGTGAACTGTAA
- a CDS encoding cytochrome P450, with the protein MLTAINQIDTISLFQQIQWVADPVGYMETAARKYPDIFTSQIIGFGNAIVFLNEPQAIQQMLTNDRKQFSAPGELNGILKPILGDASVMMLDGDLHKKRRQLVMPAFHGSRMQNYGQLIFEVTTKVFNNLYANKTINSSFLVRNAMQDISLQIILQAVFGLYEGDRCQQLKRLMSQMTELFNSPFTSAALFFPSLQKDLGAWSPWGNFVRQKQQIDQLIYAEIAERHANPEPSRTDILTMLLSASHEDGNGMTDAEVHDELLALLLAGHETTATAMSWALYWIHSLPDVKEKLLKELKNVTDPMDWMSIFRLPYLTAVCNETLRIHPVAMLTFPRVVVEPVELLGHKLESNTIVIGCIYLLHHREELYPDAEQFKPERFLDRQFSPYEFMPFGGGVRRCVGEALAQFEMKIVLATILLNYDLELSDRKPVKPQRRGVTLAPAGGIKMTLK; encoded by the coding sequence ATGCTCACAGCTATTAACCAAATCGATACCATCTCATTATTTCAACAAATTCAATGGGTTGCCGATCCTGTGGGTTATATGGAGACAGCGGCGAGAAAATATCCAGATATTTTTACCTCTCAGATTATTGGCTTTGGCAACGCGATCGTATTCCTGAACGAACCTCAAGCCATTCAGCAGATGCTAACCAACGATCGCAAACAATTTAGCGCTCCTGGGGAATTGAATGGAATTTTAAAGCCTATATTGGGCGACGCATCGGTGATGATGCTAGATGGCGATCTTCACAAAAAACGGCGACAGCTGGTAATGCCTGCTTTTCATGGCTCACGAATGCAAAATTATGGGCAGTTGATTTTTGAAGTAACTACCAAAGTATTCAACAACTTATATGCCAATAAAACTATAAATAGCAGCTTTCTCGTCCGCAATGCCATGCAGGATATTTCGCTGCAAATTATCTTGCAAGCAGTATTTGGTTTGTATGAAGGCGATCGCTGTCAGCAACTTAAAAGGCTAATGAGTCAAATGACGGAACTATTCAATTCCCCATTTACCTCAGCAGCCCTATTTTTTCCTTCTCTACAAAAAGATCTAGGTGCTTGGAGTCCTTGGGGAAATTTTGTCCGTCAGAAACAACAAATTGATCAATTAATCTATGCAGAAATAGCAGAACGTCATGCTAACCCTGAACCAAGTCGTACTGATATTCTCACAATGCTATTATCTGCAAGTCATGAAGATGGGAATGGAATGACGGATGCTGAAGTCCATGATGAACTTCTAGCCTTGTTACTGGCGGGGCATGAAACTACAGCAACAGCAATGTCTTGGGCTTTGTATTGGATTCATAGTTTGCCAGATGTTAAAGAGAAACTACTAAAAGAGTTAAAAAACGTAACCGATCCAATGGATTGGATGAGCATTTTTCGATTGCCATACCTGACCGCAGTTTGTAATGAAACTTTGCGGATTCATCCTGTGGCGATGCTGACTTTTCCTAGAGTTGTTGTAGAACCTGTGGAACTATTGGGACACAAACTGGAGTCAAATACAATTGTGATTGGTTGCATCTATCTCTTACATCATCGTGAAGAATTGTATCCTGATGCCGAACAATTTAAACCAGAGCGGTTTCTCGATCGCCAATTTTCTCCCTATGAGTTTATGCCCTTTGGCGGTGGTGTAAGGCGCTGTGTGGGTGAGGCATTAGCCCAATTTGAAATGAAGATCGTTTTGGCAACAATTCTCTTAAATTATGATTTGGAGTTAAGCGATCGCAAACCAGTTAAGCCACAACGCCGAGGTGTGACTCTTGCCCCTGCGGGTGGCATCAAAATGACTTTAAAATAG